ccttacacagctctctggtcttggccattgtggagaggttggagtctgtttgattgagtgtgtggaccggtgtcttttatacaggtaacgagttcaaataggtgcagttaatacaggtaatgagtggagaacaggagggcttcttaaagaaaaactaacaggtctgtgagagccggaattcttactggttggtaggtgatcaaatacttatgtcatgcaataaaataaaaattaattacttaaaaatcatacaatgtgattttctggatttttgttttagattccagctctcacagttgaagtgtacctatgataaaaatgacagacctctacatgctttgtaagtaggaaaacctgtaaaatcggcagtgtatcaaatacttgttctccccactgtacattgaGTGTAGGATTACATTGTTCACTCACTAAATGTATATATGTAATGTTTTTTTGATGAAAGAGAATAAATTGAATGTACATGTTGTCAAGGTATAaagatgtttttattttatttattttttatgacaATACATTTCTGTGCCGATTTAACCAACGTGCAACAGGGCTAAATGCAGTTGCTATGGCAGGGGTTCAAACAAAAGCGCATTGTAGAGAAGTAAATTGCAATATGCTTTAAAAGTCAATGTTCCAGACATTCGCGGAGATCACATTCATGGCAAGCGCTGCGGATGTCGGCACATGCGTAAATTACCTTCAAAGGTCAAGTGCAATGCCCTTGTTTACAACACACCTTTGATTGAATCCCGGCCAAACACTCCTGAAAGAGACCAACTCATGTCACAGTAGAGTAGGTGTTATTTAGTCCACATGGGGTCATTAAagtcacagagaaacacagtattAGCACCTATTGTACCGACGCAGACAATTAGGCTTAATAAATTAACAAGACTAAAACCCTGTATTCCGAATGTAAATTGTCCATTATTCTTTCATTTTTtgcatcctcctcttcctcttcttgcTGAGAGCCCAGACATCTTTCATTCCCAAGACCTCCATTTTATTCTCAGCTAGGAATAGAATTGCATTTTTGTCCAACAGTGTCAGAAGAATTTCTAATCACAGCATTCATCTAGATTCTACAGCTAGAAAGAGAAGAAATATTTCATCTATGGCTTAGATATAGAAAAAATACAATAGTACAATACATTTCCATTGACTACCATAATTTTGCTGAATTAACATGTGAACAATTCCATGATAACATAACATTGCAGCATTCCACAAGAACCTACAGGACCCAATCTGTGTAACTACAACAGGAAAACACAGCATTCCCAGGGGATGGAACAGCATGATTGGTTTGTTCATTGTCACACGATTGAGTTAGGAATAACTAAGGAATTGAATGGAGCTGGGAGGCTTTTAATAACAGTTTGTTATGGGACGGTATTACTGCATGTAAAGCCTTCAACAATATATTATACAACATGAGTGTTTTACATATTATTAGTGGCAAATGTATATCTAAACAAACCGTCAATGTTTCAAGGGAGTACACAGAGTTGCATAGATTGAGAGCAAACAAAGTGTAAGTCAGACTGATACATAGTTTAATTGAAGTTGGCCTACTTTGCAGTTATATGAATGATTCTGTCCCACAGTCTTTGAACACTATAAGCGGTTGAATATCATATTCTTGAATGTTTCAATGGGGAGACTGTGGCTGTGCCACTGTTACAGCATGATAGGGGTCAGACAGGGGTCTGAAACACAGTACTTCTCCCTATCTCTTCCTTTTAGTATGTGAACGTACGGTGTGTATGTTGCCGTACACTGGGCTATCTCCTCTCTGATTGGTCCCCTTCCTCATCCTGCCATACACAGGAACATTCTCATAGTCGTTGCAGGACTACAAAAACATTAGACATTAGAGCTATATTAGAGATATGTTAGAGATGTGCCACATTTATGGAAGCACTGACTGATACATGGAAACAAGATATAGTGCTATTTTATTAGTATCCACATGATTAGGAAATTACAAGATATAATGTTATATTCTTACCCGTCTCTGACCTGGATGCAGTTTGGTTATGTACTTCGTTCTCATCTTCTTCTTTCtgaagagacaggcagagagacggGTAGAATAGCTGGTTATTTTGGTCCAGAAGCATTCAACCATATTTACACCaccagtcaaacgttttagaacacctactcattcaaaggtttttctttattttttactattttctacattgtagaataacagtgaagacatcaaaactatgaaataacacatatggaatcttgtagtaagcaaaaaagtgttaaacaattcaaaatatattttatatttgacatttttcaaatagccaccccttatcttgatgacaactttgcacacacttggcattatctcaaccagcttcatgaggtagtcagctggaatgcatttcaattaacaggtgtgccttgttaaaagttcatttgtggaatttctatccttcctaatgcgtttgagccaaacagatgtgttgtgacaaggtagagggggATAcagaagtccatattatggcaagaacagctgaaataagaagagaaacgacagtcaatcattactttaagacatggtcagtcaatacggaaaatttaaagaactttgaaagtgcagtctcaaaaaccatcaagcgctatgatgaaactggctctgatGAGGACCAccgcaggaaaggaagactcagaggtacctctgctgcagaggacaagtttattaagagttaccagcctcagaaattacagcccaaataaatgcttcacagagttcaagtaacagacacatctcaacatcaactgttcagaggagactgtgtgatggtgctttgctgctgacactgtctgtgatttatttagaattcaaggcacacttaaccagcatgtctaccacagtattctgcagtgatacaccatcccatctggtttgcacttagtaggactatcatttgtttttcaacaggacaatgacccatcacacctccaggctgtgtaagggctatttgaccaagaaggagagtgatggagtgctgcatcagatgacctggcctccacaatcctccgacctcaaccaaatttagatggtttggtttgagtcggaccgcagagtgaaggaaaagcagtgtgctcagcatatgtggaaactccttcatgattgttggaaaagcattccaggtgaagctggttgagagaatgccaagagtgtgcaaagcagtcgtcaaggcaaagggtggctattttgaagaatctcagatataaaatatatttggattttgttgaacacttttttagttaccacatgattccatatgtgttatttcatagtgttgatgtcgtcactattattcttcaatgtggaaaatagtaaaaacatagaaaaacccttgaatgagtaagtcttctaaaacttttgaccggtagtgtatatatggaTGCATTTTCATTCAAGATAAGAAGATGGACTGTGCATTTTTATGAGTGAACTCTGAGGAGCCAGGATATATTAGttaactcatatatatatatatatatatatatatatatatatatagtgccttgcgaaagtattcggcccccttgaactttgcgaccttttgccacatttcaggcttcaaacataaagatataaaactgtatttttttgtgaagaatcaacaacaagtgggacacaatcatgaagtggaacgacatttattggatatttcaaaaaaatgtaacaaatcaaaaactgaaaaattaggcgtgcaaaattattcagcccctttactttcagtgcagcaaactctctccagaagttcagtgaggatctctgaatgatccaacgTTGAcccaaatgactaatgatgataaatacaatccacctgtgtgtaatcaagtctccgtataaatgcacctgcactgtgatagtctcagaggtccattaaaagcgcagagagcatcatgaagaacaaggaacacaccaggcaggtccgagataatgttgtgaagaagtttaaagccggatttggatacaaaaagatttcccaagccttaaacatcccaaggagcactgtgcaagcgataatattgaaatggaaggagtatcagaccactgcaaatctaccaagacctggccatccctctaaactttcagctcatacaaggagaagactgatcagagatgcagccaaggggcccatgatcactctggatgaactgcagagatctactgctgaggtgggagactctgtccataggacaacaatcagtcgtatattgcacaaatctggcctttatggaagagtggcaagaagaaagccatttcttaaagatatccataaaaagtgtcgtttaaagtttgccacaagccacctgggagacacaccaaacatgtggaagaaggtgctctggtcagatgaaaccaaaattgaactttttggcaacaatgcaaaatgttatgtttggcgtaaaagcaacacagctcatcaccctgaacacaccatccccactgtcaaacatggtggtggcagcatcatggtttgggcctgcttttcttcagcaggaacagggaagatggttaaaattgatgggaagatggatggagccaaatacaggaccattctggaagaaaacctgatggagtctgcaaaagacctgagactgggacggagatttgtcttccaacaagacaatgatccaaaacataaagcaaaatatacaatggaatggttaaaaaataaacatatccaggtgttagaatggccaagtcaaagtccagacctgaatccaatcgagaatctgtggaaagaactgaaaactgctgttcacaaatgctctccatccaacctcactgagctcgagctgttttcagtctctcgatgtgcaaaattgatagagacataccccaagcgacttacagctgtaatcgcagcaaaaggtggcgctacaaagtattaacttaagggggctgaataattttgcacgcccaatttttcagttttggatttgttaaaagtttgaaatatccaataaatgtcgttccacttcatgattgtgtcccacttgttgttgattcttcacaaaaaaatacagttttatatctttatgtttgaagcctacaatgtggcaaaaggtcgcaaagttcaagggggccgaatactttcgcaaggcactgtatatatcccccctcccacacacacatactgtacactccTAAAGCCCACACTCTACTGGAAGTACAGCACCTACACTTCTCGCTAAGAAAGCGAAATGAAAGTGCACTCTGAGTAAAACTCAGTGTGAGCGGTGACCCACCTTTCAGATATATGGTGcaggggagggacggagggagtgAAGGAAGGTTGGGGAAATGGAATTTCACAGCAAAAAGTTTATTCTCTAACAAATGAGTACCTATCTCTAGTAGCCTATTTATCTCTAACTGGGATGACTAATGCATGGTCTGTGAGAGGTATTTTACTAGTAAGAATATGTGGAACTTTTACATTTATCACATACAGATCACATCCAAATAAAGTTTGACAGTGTAAAGGGGCAATAGGTACAAAGGGACCTTCTGCAAATTAAGTGTTCCTCCATGTGTGTCCACTGAATAAGTTTACCTCGGCTAAGAGTAAATATAACTGTCAATTGTCCCTGCATGAAGAAAGAATCTAGAAAGTCAACACTTACTGTACCTTTGCCACACAACCAGCATTACAAtgacagagagcagcagcaggagTCCTGACACTCCCCCTCCAATGTAGATTAGATACTCAGACAGGCTGAATTCAActgagaatggagggagaaaagagaggaggaaagagagaatggagggagaaagggagggagaaaagaggacaTTAGACAGTTTTATGTTAATCTGTGTTTCCAAAATGGTAGGTCCTGACTGATGTGTGtagtttttttttaccccttgTGTCTTAAAGACTGGGTAGAAACATCTGGGTAAAAATTGTTTGCTTACCACTTATCTAAACACCTCCTTCTCTCCTTAAACATACCCATCATTTAGAGAATATGAGTAATTCAGTTTTGCACCTGTACCAAACCGCTAACGGTCTTCGCCACATCCTGTGTCACTATGTCACTCTGTGTGTATGATGTCATTGTTAGCAGAGTTGCATGTGTATACACAGCCTAATTAATACATTGTCTCTATGCTGCATCTTGAtctatgctgaacaaaaataaacgcaacatgcaacaatttccaaGATTTTACTtaattacagttcatatgaggaaatcagtcaatttaagtAAATTAATTAgcacctaatctatggatttcacatgacttggaatgcagatatgcatatattggtcacagatacttaaaaaaaaaatgggcctcagggTCTCATCACAGtttttctgtgcattcaaaatgccattgataaatacaattgtgtttgttgtccttagcttatgcctgcccacaccATAACGCCACtgacaccatggggcactctgttcacaatattgacgtcagcaaactgctcgcccacacaatgccattaACGTGGCCTGCGATTGTGAggcattggaggtggcttatggtagagaaaataatgttaaattctctggcaacagctctggtggacattcctgcagtcagcacaccaattgcacactccctcaaatcttgagacatctgtggcattgggcTGTGTGACAAAACTTGGCATTTTAGAGTGCCctattgtccctagcacaaggtgcacctgtgtaatgatcatgctgtttaatcaaattctcaaaatgccacacctgtcaggtggatggattatcttgataaaatgctcactaacatttacatttaagtcatttagcagacgctcttatccagagcgactagggatgtaaacacatttgtaaaCAAAACCATTtcgagaaataatatttttgttcatttaaaACATTTCTGGTATATTTTATTCCAGTTTATGAACATGGGagcagcactttacatgttgcgattatatttttgttcagtgtagatcatCATTGTCATGGAAATATGAGGTTGCTTTCACAGGGGACTGGTCTACCCAGCCTTTCAAGGTCTCAACGTTTCGGTGCACTGAAGTACTGTATTAGTGATTATTATACTCCAGCTCAGCCCAAGGATGCACATTGGTCCTAATCACTTAAGGGAACTGAACTGGCTTTCAGTTCATCTCCGACTGGTGCAGATCAAACTGTTGATGGTTTTTAAAGCTATACATGACCTTGTCACAGTTACCTGTCTGGATATTCTAATTTCATTACACTCTCATAGCCATCCCATAgtggtaaaaatactttaaagtactacttaagtatccgtacattacattactacattcctaaagaaaataatgtaatttttactccatacattttccctgtcaaccaaaagtacttgttacatgttgacaggaaaatggtccaattcacacacttatccaaagaacatccctggtcatccctactgcctctgatctggcggactcactaaacacatgctttgtttgtaaatgatgtctgagtgttagctATCCATCAAAAACAAATTAAATGTTTTTTACCTTTTGAAAAGTGTTTTACCTTTACTttggatacttaagtatatttgagcaattccacttacttttgatacttaagtatatttaaaaccaaatatttttagacttttactcaagtagtattttactgggtgactttcacttgagtcattgtCTTTTAAGGTATCTTTTTGAGTATTTTAACACAAGTAAGACtgagtacttttcccaccactgtgtATTAGTAATTAAGTTGTCTGAAATTACCTTCGCTGGTTACAATTAGTCTGGTAATGTTTTAACTCTGACCTCTTACCTGGGCTAAGTACAGTCAGCAGCACAGTGGTGGTCTGTACCCCAGCGTCCGTATTGAAGAGACATCTATATAACCCTCCATCTTCCTCGCCCACATCATTGAGCTGCAGACGTGTGTCCAGTCTTTCTGAACAGTTCACTATCCCCCTGTCTGTGTAGTCTACTCCAAACAGACCACCATTCTCCAGCCGACACTTCGCCATGATGCCCACTCCACTGGTGCTACCATGGTCTAGCTTCTCGACTGTGACCTCATACACGGTCCCGTTGTGTTCGTGGTTGCAGCTGATAGTCAGGTTGTCACTCCTCTCTGCGATGAGTTCAGTGTCTGCTTGGATTACCTCAGGCTCAGGTTCTATGGTGTGGATTTTAGTATCTCCATCTGTGATCCAGGGAAATTACAAAACAAAAGCAGAAAATGCTGAGAAAATTTACATTACcgtatatacaaaggtatgtggacacaacttcaaattagtggatttagccatttcagccacacccattgctgacaggtgtataaaaatcgagcacacagccatgcaatctccatagacaaacatcagcagtagaatggccttactgaagagctctgtgactttcaatgtggcactgtcacaggatgccaccttttgtttgtcaaatttctgccctgctagagctgccccggtcaactgtaagtgctgttattgtgaagatgAAACATCTAGGATCAACAACAGCTCAAcagccgagcagccacacacaagcctaggATCACCaggtgatgagacaagatcgaaatttgGGTTTAAAATTTGTTAATATTTGTAAAaattgtcgagatcggtgtggaagtacttgactggcctgcacagggcCCTGATCTCAAGCACATCGAACATCTTTGAAATTAATTGGAACgttgactgcaagccaggcctaatcgcccaacatcagtaccgACCTCAGTAATGCTCattgctgaatggaagcatgtccccgcagcaatgttccaacatctagtggaaagccttgcctagaagagtggaggctgttatagcagcaaaggggagaccaactccatattgatgACCATGATTTCCTAATGTTGTTGACAatcttttggtcatgtagtgtatatgtaatgacatgatcaatacacacacacactggcagaaAGCAGTTTCTCTGGGCCCCAACACAAGGTCGACGTTCGGACATAGCTTTGCTTTAGCTAATAGGTAGGACTATTGGGTCGTCATTTCTCAGGTTAAGCCTTACATTTCACAAAGCCATTTTAGACCACTGACAACAATGTAATTACTTTTTCAGTAATTCAAGTTGGAAATTCAAGCAGTGCAGACTGTCCAATACATTTACAACGGAATACTAACCAGCTACGAATTTGATATATACAGTGGCAGTctgaagtttgcatacacctttgccaaatacatttaaactcagtttcacaattcttgacatttaatccgagtaaaaattccccgtctttggtcagttaggatcaccactttattttaagaatgtgaaatgtcagaataatagcagagagaatgatttatttcagcttttatttctttcatcatattcccagtgggtcagaagtttacattgactcaactagtatttggtagctttgcctttaaattgtttatcttgggtcaaacttttcatgtagccttccacaagcttcccacaataagttgggtgaattttgtcccattcctcctgacagagctgatgtaactgagtcaggtttgtaggcctccttgctcacacacgctataggattgaggtcagggctttgtgatggccactccaatacattgactttgttgtccttaagccattttgccacaactttggaagtttgcttggggtcattgtacatttggaagacccatttgcgaccaagcttaaactctgatgtcttgagacgttgcttcaatatatccacataattttcctcctcattcagccatctattttgtgaagtgcatcacggttgggatggtgttcttcagcttgcaagcctccccctttttcctccaaacataacaatggtcattatggccaaacagttctatttttgtttcatcagaccagaggacatttctctaaaaactacggtctttgtcaccatgtgcggtttcctccttgctgagtggccttttaggttatgtcgatataggactcgttttactgtggacatagatacttttgtactcgtttcctccagcatcttcacaaggtgttgttctgggattgatttgcacttttcgcacaccaaataacgttcatctctaggagacagaatgagtctccttcctgagcggtatgatggctgtgtggtcccatggtgtttctacttcgaactattgtttgtacagattaatgtggtaccttcaggcatttggaaattgctcccaaggatgaaccagacttgtagaggtgtacatttttttctgaggtcttggctgatttcttttgatttgcccatgatgtcaagcaaagagacacagagtttgaaggtaggcattgaaatacatccacaggtacacctccaattgactcaaaatatcagaagcttctaaagccatgacatacttttctggaattttccaagctgtcaaggcttggtcggaaatgggtcaccttagtgtatgtaaacttctgacccactggatacagtgaattataagtgaaataatctgtctgcaaacaattgttggaaaaattacttgtgtcatgtacaaagtagatgtcctaaccaacttgccaaaaatatagtttgttaacatgaaatttgtggagtggttgaatatatatattaaaaaataaaatatatatatatatatatatatatatatataaatatatatatatattagataaaaaataaaaaatatatatatataaaaaataaaaataaaatatatatatatgcaaagCTGTCTTGTATAGGCTACCGGAacctggtgtcctttgacagctctttggtcttggccatagtggagtttggagtgcgactgtttaaggttgtggacaggtgtgttttatactgataacaagttcaaacatgtgccattaatacaggtaacgagtggaggacagaggagccccaaaaagaagaagttacaggtctgtgagagacagaaatcttgcttgtttgtaggtgaccaaatagttattttccaccataatttgcaaatcaattcattaaaaatcctacaatgtgattttttttttccccattttgtctgtcatag
The window above is part of the Oncorhynchus masou masou isolate Uvic2021 chromosome 30, UVic_Omas_1.1, whole genome shotgun sequence genome. Proteins encoded here:
- the cd226 gene encoding CD226 antigen isoform X5; this encodes MEAVQKDHWYFMVLLIFLSSLEVSVQQRDGVTTVKLKEGMVLECVCPWEGNLSMVSWTKLIRFEKAPVAVYHPEYGVSISQYYQTRIQFQKTTPMDGSITISKVTQEDAGLYHCSVQTFPKGSWARDIRVEVEDTGTVEEEGAGSEADGDTKIHTIEPEPEVIQADTELIAERSDNLTISCNHEHNGTVYEVTVEKLDHGSTSGVGIMAKCRLENGGLFGVDYTDRGIVNCSERLDTRLQLNDVGEEDGGLYRCLFNTDAGVQTTTVLLTVLSPVEFSLSEYLIYIGGGVSGLLLLLSVIVMLVVWQRYKRRR
- the cd226 gene encoding CD226 antigen isoform X2 — protein: MEAVQKDHWYFMVLLIFLSSLEVSVQQRDGVTTVKLKEGMVLECVCPWEGNLSMVSWTKLIRFEKAPVAVYHPEYGVSISQYYQTRIQFQKTTPMDGSITISKVTQEDAGLYHCSVQTFPKGSWARDIRVEVEDTGTVEEEGAGSEADGDTKIHTIEPEPEVIQADTELIAERSDNLTISCNHEHNGTVYEVTVEKLDHGSTSGVGIMAKCRLENGGLFGVDYTDRGIVNCSERLDTRLQLNDVGEEDGGLYRCLFNTDAGVQTTTVLLTVLSPVEFSLSEYLIYIGGGVSGLLLLLSVIVMLVVWQRKKKMRTKYITKLHPGQRRDEEGDQSERR
- the cd226 gene encoding CD226 antigen isoform X1, which codes for MEAVQKDHWYFMVLLIFLSSLEVSVQQRDGVTTVKLKEGMVLECVCPWEGNLSMVSWTKLIRFEKAPVAVYHPEYGVSISQYYQTRIQFQKTTPMDGSITISKVTQEDAGLYHCSVQTFPKGSWARDIRVEVEDTGTVEEEGAGSEADGDTKIHTIEPEPEVIQADTELIAERSDNLTISCNHEHNGTVYEVTVEKLDHGSTSGVGIMAKCRLENGGLFGVDYTDRGIVNCSERLDTRLQLNDVGEEDGGLYRCLFNTDAGVQTTTVLLTVLSPVEFSLSEYLIYIGGGVSGLLLLLSVIVMLVVWQRKKKMRTKYITKLHPGQRRSCNDYENVPVYGRMRKGTNQRGDSPVYGNIHTVRSHTKRKR
- the cd226 gene encoding CD226 antigen isoform X4, with the protein product MEAVQKDHWYFMVLLIFLSSLEVSVQQRDGVTTVKLKEGMVLECVCPWEGNLSMVSWTKLIRFEKAPVAVYHPEYGVSISQYYQTRIQFQKTTPMDGSITISKVTQEDAGLYHCSVQTFPKGSWARDIRVEVEDTGTVEEEGAGSEADGDTKIHTIEPEPEVIQADTELIAERSDNLTISCNHEHNGTVYEVTVEKLDHGSTSGVGIMAKCRLENGGLFGVDYTDRGIVNCSERLDTRLQLNDVGEEDGGLYRCLFNTDAGVQTTTVLLTVLSPVEFSLSEYLIYIGGGVSGLLLLLSVIVMLVVWQRKKKMRTKYITKLHPGQRRL
- the cd226 gene encoding CD226 antigen isoform X3 — translated: MEAVQKDHWYFMVLLIFLSSLEVSVQQRDGVTTVKLKEGMVLECVCPWEGNLSMVSWTKLIRFEKAPVAVYHPEYGVSISQYYQTRIQFQKTTPMDGSITISKVTQEDAGLYHCSVQTFPKGSWARDIRVEVEDTGTVEEEGAGSEADGDTKIHTIEPEPEVIQADTELIAERSDNLTISCNHEHNGTVYEVTVEKLDHGSTSGVGIMAKCRLENGGLFGVDYTDRGIVNCSERLDTRLQLNDVGEEDGGLYRCLFNTDAGVQTTTVLLTVLSPVEFSLSEYLIYIGGGVSGLLLLLSVIVMLVVWQRKKKMRTKYITKLHPGQRRLRIKWRSWE